GGCCTGCGGGGGAGTGCTCTGACCGCGGGTGACCGTGCGATGGACCTGGCACGGCGCTGCGGTGCGGCACAGGGCCCTGTGGTCGCGGAACTCACGGTGGCCTCCGCACTGACCGGTCGGCAACGGGAGGTGGCGACGCTGGTCGCCCGGGGGATGACGAACCGCGAGATTGCCGCCGCACTGTCGGTGACGGCGGCGACCGTCGAGCGGCACGTGCGACAGGCGTGCGTCAAGCTCGGTGCGCACGGTCGCGCCGACCTCGCCGTTCGGATTCGTGAGGATGGCCCCACCGCTGCCGACACGGACTCCGCAGACGGGCGGTGATCGTGGCGTCGACACGCTCGTCTGGGTGGTCTGACCTGGTCGGCGGACGATGATTCGGTTGTCGGCAGTTTCCAGAGGGATGATGGGACGGTGACAGTTGTTTTGCTGGACCCTGCGCGACCGACGCTGATCCCGGTCGACGCGGTCGAACTGCTTGTCGGTGAGGTGCAGTACACCGAGGAGATACCGGTCAAGGTGCCGTGGTCGCTGCCCGGCGCACGGCCCGTCGGCACCGGCGAGGACGCCCCGACACTGGTGTCCTCGGATCCCACCCATCCGGCCGTGGCGGCGCGCATCGCCGCGGGGGAGTCGGTGATCGCCGCACCGGAACCTTCACCGGGCGAGCGTCTGCTCGAGGCCGTGGCGATCATGGACAAGCTGCGGACCAACGGCCCGTGGGAGAGCGAGCAGACCCACGACTCGCTGCGCCGCTACCTGCTCGAGGAGACCTACGAGGTCTTCGACGCCGTGCACCGCGGTGACGCCGACGAGTTGCGGGACGAACTCGGGGATGTGCTGCTGCAGGTGCTGTTCCATGCGCGTATCGCCGAAGACGCCCCAGAGAACGCCTTTTCGATCGACGACGTGGCCGACGCTCTGGTGCGCAAGCTCGTGAACCGAGTGCCCGCCGTCTTGGCGGGTGAGGAGATCTCATTGG
The DNA window shown above is from Mycolicibacterium confluentis and carries:
- a CDS encoding nucleoside triphosphate pyrophosphohydrolase, whose translation is MTVVLLDPARPTLIPVDAVELLVGEVQYTEEIPVKVPWSLPGARPVGTGEDAPTLVSSDPTHPAVAARIAAGESVIAAPEPSPGERLLEAVAIMDKLRTNGPWESEQTHDSLRRYLLEETYEVFDAVHRGDADELRDELGDVLLQVLFHARIAEDAPENAFSIDDVADALVRKLVNRVPAVLAGEEISLVDQLAQWEERKALEKSSRESVLEGIPTAQPALALAQKVISRVRQAGLPADLIPADLTSITVSEDVDAENALRSAVLQFIDTVRTAEKAVGFQRGDIDSNALGEVSAEEWRAAWPVQSTPADEPQSTPADETESAPADETESAPADETESAPADEDQLNSVEPQ